A window of Armatimonadota bacterium contains these coding sequences:
- a CDS encoding 4Fe-4S dicluster domain-containing protein, with product MTEHFAEQPTKVEDKLFTLRWKHDRHSHIDITDRTICRDRCGDEWKRPCTTFCPAKVYEWNAQQGRIVIYHENCVECTTCLTGCPYRVIDWRLPRGGFGIQYRFG from the coding sequence ATGACGGAGCACTTTGCCGAACAGCCGACAAAGGTCGAGGACAAGCTCTTCACGCTGCGGTGGAAGCACGACCGGCACAGCCACATCGACATCACCGACCGCACCATCTGCCGGGACCGATGCGGAGACGAGTGGAAGCGGCCCTGCACGACCTTCTGTCCGGCCAAGGTCTACGAGTGGAACGCCCAGCAGGGCCGGATCGTGATCTACCACGAAAACTGCGTCGAGTGCACCACGTGCTTGACCGGCTGTCCGTATCGCGTGATCGACTGGCGGTTGCCGCGGGGCGGGTTCGGGATCCAGTACAGGTTCGGTTAG
- a CDS encoding diacylglycerol kinase family lipid kinase gives MPETRATAIINPVAGRGRTLRWWPAVRERLHQAGWAVAEHVSERPGHATDLAAAARNRCDVVVAVGGDGTANEVVNGLLEDGAAPVPVGVVPMGTANDFATCLGIPAKVEEATRTLLAGQRRRIDLGRVGDRYFINVAGVGFDATVAEWVNSRWKLFGGTVMYVVGIFRTLAVFNPVWMRLELDGAPLEGRVFMAAVGNNAAYGGGLRICPHARPDDGWLDVVTIGDIHKTEVFALLPRIYSGGHLTHPKVATARARSVTVTTDPPQPVHADGEPIGRTPATFSLQAAAIEVLTPAVSRA, from the coding sequence GTGCCCGAGACCAGAGCGACCGCCATCATCAACCCCGTGGCTGGCCGCGGCAGAACGCTGCGGTGGTGGCCTGCGGTCCGCGAACGGCTCCATCAGGCAGGCTGGGCCGTCGCGGAGCACGTCTCCGAGAGGCCGGGGCACGCCACCGACCTGGCGGCGGCGGCGCGCAACCGCTGCGACGTCGTCGTGGCCGTCGGCGGCGACGGCACGGCCAACGAAGTCGTCAACGGGCTGCTCGAAGACGGCGCCGCACCCGTCCCCGTGGGCGTCGTCCCGATGGGGACCGCAAACGACTTCGCCACCTGCCTGGGGATCCCCGCGAAGGTCGAGGAGGCGACGCGGACGCTGCTCGCCGGGCAACGCCGGCGGATCGACCTGGGGCGCGTGGGAGACCGCTACTTCATCAACGTCGCGGGCGTGGGCTTCGACGCCACCGTCGCCGAGTGGGTCAACAGCCGCTGGAAGCTGTTCGGCGGCACCGTCATGTACGTGGTCGGCATTTTCCGGACGCTGGCCGTCTTCAACCCGGTGTGGATGCGGCTCGAACTGGACGGCGCACCCCTCGAGGGCAGGGTGTTCATGGCGGCCGTGGGCAACAACGCCGCCTACGGAGGCGGGCTGCGCATCTGCCCGCACGCCCGGCCGGACGACGGCTGGCTGGACGTCGTGACGATCGGCGACATCCACAAGACCGAGGTCTTCGCCCTGCTGCCGCGTATCTACTCCGGCGGACACCTCACTCATCCCAAGGTCGCGACCGCGCGGGCTCGCAGCGTCACCGTGACGACCGACCCCCCTCAGCCGGTCCACGCCGACGGCGAACCGATCGGCCGCACACCGGCCACGTTCTCCCTGCAGGCCGCGGCCATCGAAGTGCTGACGCCGGCGGTCAGTCGGGCCTGA
- a CDS encoding alcohol dehydrogenase catalytic domain-containing protein, which translates to MRALVFHPTIPRYLAAKALGAVYRDGYWSRLSPLAYRQTPEPPLPRPDWVRVRVRLGGICGSDLHMLHLDASPAASALTSFPFVPGHENVGEIAETGPAVSGLRPGERVVVDPILPCAVRGISPPCRFCAAGEYNLCERTTDGHLSPGLIIGACRDTGGSWAETFVAHRSQVLPVPDAICDANALMVEPCAVALHPLLRHRPHDGDTVLVVGGGTIGQCVIASLRALGSRARVIALVKYPFQGEAARRFGADAVVALGRRDEHYDAIAELTGARLRRPLMGKRVVIGGADLTVECVGSGRALDDALRLTRSGGRVVLLGLAALPRGVDWTPVWLNELHLTGSYVYGWESVDGTRRRTMEIVLDWMGRGTLDVSSLVTHTFALRDFARAFRTATGKSDTSAFKVAFRPD; encoded by the coding sequence GTGCGCGCGCTCGTCTTCCACCCCACGATCCCGCGCTACCTGGCCGCGAAGGCGCTGGGAGCGGTCTACCGGGACGGCTACTGGAGCCGCCTGTCGCCCCTCGCATACCGTCAGACGCCGGAGCCGCCGCTGCCACGTCCGGACTGGGTGCGCGTGCGCGTGCGCCTGGGCGGCATCTGCGGCAGCGACCTCCACATGCTCCACCTGGACGCGAGTCCCGCCGCGTCGGCTCTGACGTCGTTCCCGTTCGTCCCGGGCCACGAGAACGTGGGCGAGATCGCAGAGACAGGACCCGCGGTCTCGGGTTTGCGCCCTGGCGAACGTGTCGTCGTCGACCCCATCCTGCCGTGCGCCGTCCGCGGGATCTCGCCGCCGTGCAGGTTCTGTGCGGCCGGCGAGTACAACCTATGCGAACGCACGACCGACGGCCACCTCAGCCCCGGGCTGATCATCGGCGCCTGTCGCGACACCGGCGGCAGCTGGGCCGAGACGTTCGTCGCGCACCGTTCCCAGGTGCTGCCGGTGCCCGACGCGATCTGCGACGCCAACGCCCTGATGGTGGAGCCCTGCGCGGTGGCCTTGCATCCGCTGCTGCGGCACCGACCCCACGACGGCGACACGGTGCTCGTCGTGGGCGGCGGTACGATCGGGCAGTGCGTGATCGCTTCGCTGCGGGCGCTGGGTTCGCGCGCGCGTGTGATCGCCCTCGTGAAGTACCCGTTCCAGGGCGAGGCGGCCCGGCGCTTCGGTGCCGACGCCGTCGTGGCACTCGGACGCCGGGACGAGCACTACGACGCGATCGCCGAACTCACCGGCGCGCGGCTGCGCCGACCGTTGATGGGCAAGCGCGTCGTCATCGGAGGGGCGGACCTGACCGTGGAATGCGTCGGGTCGGGTCGGGCCCTCGACGACGCGCTAAGGCTGACGCGCTCGGGTGGCCGCGTCGTTCTGCTCGGCCTGGCCGCCCTCCCGCGCGGCGTCGACTGGACGCCGGTCTGGCTGAACGAGTTGCACCTGACCGGCAGCTACGTCTACGGCTGGGAGTCGGTGGACGGCACGCGCAGGCGGACGATGGAGATCGTGCTGGACTGGATGGGCCGCGGCACCCTCGACGTTTCGTCGCTGGTGACGCACACGTTTGCCCTACGGGACTTCGCACGGGCCTTCCGCACCGCCACCGGCAAATCCGACACCTCCGCCTTCAAGGTCGCGTTCAGGCCCGACTGA
- a CDS encoding class II aldolase/adducin family protein, whose translation MSASQPVPQTPAPPAQEPEPMTFGLVGAYDEPILAEFAGGLRRVFERHGHRYEEGPEADWRLVFHFVDPQRPRAFRRKAKATFVVAVALAPQPPTDVLRAAYPLLVRSLANLCIYLVRGDEGLRVYFVTLEQGHFPIDGGRGDERFERIYEKLQPLASSQLVIDNEFHPDLPEDLWEGDDRTRELAAAGRRLDALGLLPAPFPIHELLEERDLRHIELLYGIGGLSYGNLSTRKDTGRFWMSASGVDKANMRVIGRDILLVKGYDPQRQVILLSVPPHVKPRRVSVDAIEHWMIYAEHPSVHAIVHVHAWMEGVRSTTVNYPCGTLQLAQAVAELVRRAPDPGRAVVGLKNHGLTITGPTLSDILDRLEAGFIRQVPMT comes from the coding sequence ATGAGCGCAAGCCAGCCCGTGCCGCAGACACCGGCGCCGCCCGCGCAGGAGCCGGAGCCGATGACGTTCGGCCTCGTCGGCGCGTACGACGAGCCGATCCTCGCGGAGTTCGCCGGCGGATTGCGCAGGGTCTTCGAACGCCACGGACACCGCTACGAAGAAGGGCCCGAGGCCGATTGGCGGCTGGTGTTCCACTTCGTGGACCCGCAGCGGCCGCGCGCGTTCCGCCGCAAGGCCAAGGCGACGTTCGTCGTCGCGGTCGCCCTGGCCCCCCAACCACCGACAGACGTGTTGCGGGCCGCCTACCCGCTGCTGGTGCGTTCGCTCGCCAACCTGTGCATCTACCTCGTGCGCGGCGACGAAGGGCTGCGCGTGTACTTCGTCACGCTTGAGCAGGGGCATTTCCCCATAGACGGCGGACGCGGCGACGAGCGGTTCGAGCGGATCTACGAGAAGCTCCAGCCGCTGGCCTCCAGCCAGCTCGTGATCGACAACGAGTTTCACCCCGACCTGCCCGAGGACCTGTGGGAGGGGGACGATCGGACGCGCGAACTCGCCGCCGCCGGACGACGGCTGGATGCACTCGGGCTGTTGCCGGCGCCGTTCCCCATCCACGAGCTGCTGGAAGAGCGCGACCTCAGGCACATCGAGCTGCTGTACGGCATCGGCGGTCTGAGCTACGGGAACCTCAGCACGCGCAAGGACACCGGCCGGTTCTGGATGAGCGCCAGCGGTGTCGACAAGGCCAACATGCGGGTCATCGGGCGTGACATCCTGCTCGTGAAGGGCTACGACCCGCAACGCCAGGTGATCCTCCTCAGCGTCCCGCCCCACGTCAAGCCCCGGCGCGTGTCCGTCGACGCCATCGAGCACTGGATGATCTACGCCGAGCACCCCTCCGTGCATGCGATCGTGCACGTGCACGCGTGGATGGAGGGCGTACGGTCGACGACGGTCAACTACCCGTGCGGGACGTTGCAGCTCGCACAGGCCGTCGCCGAACTCGTCCGCCGGGCGCCCGACCCCGGCCGGGCGGTCGTCGGGCTCAAGAACCACGGCCTGACGATCACCGGCCCCACGCTCTCGGACATCCTCGATCGCCTGGAGGCGGGGTTCATCCGGCAGGTACCGATGACCTGA
- a CDS encoding NEW3 domain-containing protein — MRLLATALAVGMVLVGTAGVAGAPAFRGLAISTPYPSQTVRGGEPVVINLTVRNFGLPPQVVSLRMAALAPGWRATFLAGGRVVSAVYVLPDQEASVTLRLDPPSGLRTGTHTFRVVATGQQASAELPLRLTLGQVLPVRLALEAEQPAVRGPATATFRYRVQMRNESDQDLLVQLSAQAPQRFQVTFTALGQQVTSVPVRAGESRDIDVEVSMPQETPANTYHIEVRASAGDTLASVRLAAEVTGRPDLQITAPEGRLSGRAYAGQETPLKIIVRNNGSAPVRNLTLTSSAPSGWDVRFDPERIDEVAPRQEVEVTARMRPSPRAISGDYMVTITASGGEASASADFRITVLTRTVWGIVGVVLIAAALLVVGQAVARYGRR; from the coding sequence ATGCGACTTCTGGCCACGGCCCTGGCCGTGGGGATGGTGCTCGTGGGTACCGCGGGGGTGGCGGGGGCGCCTGCGTTCCGCGGGCTGGCGATTTCGACCCCCTATCCGTCGCAGACCGTGCGGGGAGGCGAGCCGGTCGTGATCAACCTGACGGTGCGCAACTTCGGCCTGCCCCCGCAGGTGGTCAGCCTGCGGATGGCCGCGCTCGCGCCCGGCTGGCGCGCGACGTTTTTGGCTGGAGGTCGGGTGGTCAGCGCGGTGTACGTGCTCCCGGACCAGGAAGCCTCGGTGACGCTGCGGCTGGATCCCCCCTCGGGGCTGCGCACGGGGACACACACGTTCCGGGTGGTGGCCACCGGCCAGCAGGCGAGCGCGGAGTTGCCGCTGCGGCTCACGCTGGGTCAGGTGTTGCCGGTGAGGCTCGCGCTGGAGGCCGAACAGCCCGCGGTGCGCGGGCCGGCGACGGCGACGTTCCGCTATCGCGTCCAGATGCGCAACGAGTCCGACCAGGACCTTCTCGTCCAGTTGAGCGCGCAGGCCCCGCAGCGGTTTCAGGTGACGTTCACGGCGCTGGGCCAGCAGGTCACGAGTGTGCCGGTCCGGGCCGGTGAGTCGCGGGACATCGACGTCGAGGTGAGCATGCCACAGGAGACGCCGGCCAACACCTACCACATCGAGGTGCGGGCATCGGCCGGCGATACGCTGGCCTCGGTACGGCTGGCGGCTGAGGTGACCGGGCGGCCGGACCTGCAGATCACCGCACCGGAGGGCCGGCTGTCCGGGCGGGCGTACGCCGGCCAGGAGACGCCGCTGAAGATCATCGTGAGGAACAACGGCAGCGCGCCGGTCCGCAACCTGACCCTGACGTCGTCGGCACCGTCGGGATGGGACGTGAGGTTCGATCCGGAGAGGATCGACGAGGTCGCGCCGCGCCAGGAGGTGGAGGTCACCGCGCGGATGCGGCCGTCGCCCCGCGCGATCTCCGGCGACTACATGGTGACGATCACGGCCAGCGGGGGCGAGGCTTCGGCGTCCGCCGACTTCCGCATCACGGTCCTCACCCGGACGGTCTGGGGGATCGTCGGCGTCGTGCTCATCGCCGCCGCGTTGCTGGTCGTCGGGCAGGCGGTCGCGCGCTATGGGCGGCGGTAA
- a CDS encoding ATP-binding cassette domain-containing protein, producing the protein MDIAIQTEGLTKRYGDITAVEDLNLSLRPGEVFGLLGPNGSGKTTTILMLLGLTEPTAGSARVFGHDPRREPLRVKRIVGYLPDSVGFYDEMTAWENLRYTATLNGLSSAEAAGRIDEVLDRMGLADVAHRKVGTFSRGMKQRLGLADVLLKRPRGAILDEPTLGLDPEAALEFLHMIRALRSDGMVVLLASHLLHQVQAVCDRVGLFHQGRMVLEGRVDELAERVLGGSYRIRVEARGDDLVPALSSIPDVVRVYPDGDGVLHVEARSDCRPEIARRVVHRGSLLGLALERPGLDEVYARYFAQRHEAAGHAQEVQA; encoded by the coding sequence ATGGACATCGCCATCCAGACCGAAGGCCTGACCAAACGCTACGGGGACATCACCGCCGTCGAAGATCTCAACCTGTCGCTGCGGCCCGGCGAGGTCTTCGGGCTGCTCGGTCCCAACGGATCGGGCAAGACCACGACGATCCTGATGCTGTTGGGTCTCACCGAGCCGACGGCGGGTTCGGCCCGCGTCTTCGGCCACGATCCCCGCCGCGAGCCTTTGCGCGTGAAGCGGATCGTCGGGTACCTACCGGACTCCGTCGGCTTCTACGACGAGATGACCGCTTGGGAGAACCTGCGCTACACCGCCACCCTCAACGGACTGTCGTCGGCCGAAGCGGCCGGCCGGATCGACGAGGTGCTCGACCGCATGGGGCTGGCCGACGTCGCCCACCGCAAGGTCGGCACGTTCTCGCGCGGGATGAAGCAGCGGCTCGGGCTCGCGGACGTGCTGCTGAAACGGCCGCGCGGCGCGATCCTCGACGAACCGACGCTGGGGCTGGATCCCGAGGCGGCACTGGAGTTTTTGCACATGATCCGCGCGTTGCGCAGCGACGGGATGGTTGTCCTGCTGGCGTCGCACCTGCTGCACCAGGTGCAGGCAGTTTGCGACCGGGTCGGGCTGTTTCACCAGGGGCGCATGGTCCTCGAGGGCCGCGTGGACGAGCTGGCCGAGCGTGTGCTGGGCGGTTCGTACCGAATCCGAGTCGAAGCGCGCGGCGACGACCTCGTCCCGGCGCTGTCCTCGATCCCCGACGTGGTGCGCGTCTACCCCGACGGCGACGGTGTGCTGCACGTCGAGGCGCGCTCGGACTGCCGTCCCGAGATCGCCCGGCGCGTGGTGCACCGCGGCAGCCTGCTCGGGCTCGCGCTGGAGCGGCCGGGGCTGGACGAGGTCTACGCGCGGTACTTCGCCCAGCGTCACGAGGCCGCCGGGCACGCGCAGGAGGTCCAGGCGTGA
- a CDS encoding ABC transporter permease: protein MTVDAQPVSQAAPARREGSPWTGLWAVVYKEMADHLSSARMQILETLMLLTAVGTVYAASQSIRQTVGEDPFLFLRLFTTAREPLPSFLGFLSFLVPLAAIAMGFDAINGEYNRRTLSRVLSQPIYRDALLLGKFLGALFTLGITLAGLWLVVTGMGLFILGVPPGGEEVARGLLFLLATLAYAGVWLALAMLLSTVFRQTATSALTAIAVWMLFAVFWDMLAQLVAQIVRPVEFAGTADELAQVQIRLWLSRLSPNTLYAESVLALLNPAVRALGPVLITQLEGAILGTPLPLVQSLLIAWPQLVALVSAVILLFAASYVVFQRQEVRA, encoded by the coding sequence GTGACGGTCGACGCCCAACCCGTCTCGCAGGCTGCCCCGGCCAGACGGGAGGGATCTCCGTGGACCGGCCTGTGGGCGGTCGTCTACAAGGAGATGGCCGACCACCTGTCCAGCGCCCGGATGCAGATCCTCGAGACGTTGATGCTGCTGACCGCTGTCGGGACGGTGTACGCCGCCAGCCAGAGCATCCGACAGACGGTGGGCGAAGACCCGTTTTTGTTCTTGCGCCTGTTCACGACCGCGCGCGAACCCCTGCCGTCGTTCCTCGGGTTCTTGAGCTTTTTGGTTCCCCTGGCCGCCATCGCGATGGGCTTTGACGCGATCAACGGTGAGTACAACCGCCGAACGCTCAGCCGCGTGCTGTCGCAGCCGATCTACCGCGACGCGCTGCTGCTGGGCAAGTTCTTGGGCGCGCTGTTCACGCTGGGGATCACGCTGGCGGGGCTGTGGTTGGTCGTGACGGGGATGGGGTTGTTCATCCTGGGTGTCCCGCCGGGCGGGGAGGAGGTGGCCCGCGGGCTGCTGTTCCTGCTGGCCACGCTCGCCTACGCGGGGGTGTGGCTCGCGCTGGCGATGCTGCTGTCCACCGTGTTCCGGCAGACCGCGACGTCGGCGCTCACCGCGATCGCGGTGTGGATGCTGTTCGCGGTGTTCTGGGACATGCTCGCCCAGCTGGTGGCCCAGATCGTGCGGCCCGTGGAGTTCGCGGGCACGGCCGACGAACTGGCGCAGGTACAGATCCGCCTGTGGCTGTCCCGCCTGTCGCCCAACACACTGTACGCCGAGTCGGTGCTGGCGCTGTTGAACCCCGCGGTGCGCGCCCTGGGGCCTGTGCTGATCACGCAACTGGAGGGCGCGATCCTCGGCACGCCGCTGCCGCTTGTCCAGAGTCTGTTGATCGCCTGGCCGCAGCTGGTGGCGCTGGTCTCCGCGGTGATCCTGCTGTTCGCGGCCAGCTACGTCGTCTTCCAGCGGCAGGAAGTCCGGGCGTAG
- a CDS encoding cupin domain-containing protein: MSGVIRPAKDVPPRPVERADGAVMRVLIGPDDHAPHFVTRKFTIQPGGRIPKHRHPTIEHEQYVLSGRMRLGIGGEVREVSAGDAVFIPAGTPHWYENHGTEPVEFLCVVPRTPSYPTEWLE; this comes from the coding sequence GTGAGCGGCGTGATCCGGCCGGCCAAAGACGTCCCCCCGCGCCCGGTGGAGCGGGCCGACGGTGCGGTGATGCGGGTCCTCATCGGACCCGACGACCACGCACCCCACTTCGTCACGCGGAAGTTCACGATCCAGCCAGGCGGCCGCATCCCCAAGCACCGCCATCCGACGATCGAGCACGAGCAGTACGTCCTCTCCGGTCGGATGCGCCTGGGGATCGGCGGCGAGGTGCGCGAGGTGTCCGCGGGTGACGCGGTGTTCATCCCTGCCGGGACCCCGCACTGGTACGAGAACCACGGCACCGAGCCAGTCGAGTTCCTCTGCGTGGTGCCGCGCACGCCCAGCTACCCGACGGAGTGGCTGGAGTAG
- the lgt gene encoding prolipoprotein diacylglyceryl transferase: protein MIVEIGPLAIRWYGLMMALSILTGIWLSQRMGPRLGVPSDLVDRIAVPLIVWLFVGARLGYVLSHPGPYVADPLEILRVDRGGLSSHGAIAAGLLYLWRVGRQSGMSPWTLADMCATWIPAANVFVRFGNLMNGELYGDPTSLPWGLLFPGVPGGPRHPLQLYEMVTSAVLFFVVQHWVGVRRFSGQIFWQTIVWMSVVRFLLDLLRSEERTVGFLALGQIAALALIAVGAWFLWRGRHQL from the coding sequence GTGATCGTCGAGATCGGGCCGCTCGCCATCCGCTGGTACGGATTGATGATGGCGCTGTCGATCCTCACAGGCATCTGGCTGTCACAACGGATGGGCCCGCGCCTCGGCGTCCCATCCGATCTCGTCGACCGCATCGCCGTCCCCCTCATCGTCTGGCTGTTCGTCGGGGCGCGGCTGGGGTACGTCCTGTCGCATCCCGGGCCATACGTCGCCGACCCCCTCGAGATCCTCCGCGTGGACCGGGGCGGCCTCTCCTCGCACGGAGCGATCGCGGCGGGACTGCTGTACCTGTGGCGGGTGGGTCGGCAAAGTGGGATGTCGCCGTGGACGCTGGCGGACATGTGCGCGACGTGGATCCCCGCGGCCAATGTCTTCGTGCGCTTCGGCAACCTGATGAACGGCGAACTGTACGGGGATCCCACCTCTCTGCCCTGGGGTCTGCTCTTCCCGGGCGTGCCCGGCGGACCGCGCCACCCGCTGCAGCTGTACGAGATGGTGACGTCGGCGGTTTTGTTCTTCGTGGTACAGCACTGGGTGGGCGTGCGCCGCTTTTCCGGTCAAATCTTCTGGCAGACGATCGTGTGGATGTCCGTCGTCCGCTTCCTGCTGGACCTGCTGCGTTCCGAAGAGCGCACCGTCGGCTTTCTGGCGCTGGGGCAGATCGCGGCGCTTGCGCTGATCGCCGTCGGCGCGTGGTTCCTGTGGAGGGGGCGCCACCAACTATAA
- the thrB gene encoding homoserine kinase, which yields MNDFVRVRVPATVANLGPGFDAVGLALRLYNTVEVSAADRAEVIVMGEGSEQLPTDATNLVYAAAQEVARRAGRPDVRFALRCRNGIPLRRGLGSSAAARIAGIVGANRLLGGPLDVRGIAQLACDLEGHPDNVMAAITGGLAVVARRAEGLRWIRLIPAALPGVVVAVPDLPVDTAHARACLPSAVALPDAVFNVSRAALLVAALSAGRWDLLDVAMEDRIHQPYRAHLIPGLDEVLEAARQAGAFGAALSGAGSAVIGLAPQSAIRAVGDAMVDVFVRHGVAARAVFTEIDLGGTAVEADGVYRPLISEA from the coding sequence GTGAACGACTTCGTGCGCGTGCGGGTTCCTGCGACGGTGGCCAACCTCGGGCCTGGGTTCGACGCCGTAGGTCTAGCGCTTCGCCTGTACAACACCGTCGAGGTGTCGGCCGCCGACCGTGCGGAGGTCATCGTCATGGGCGAGGGTTCCGAGCAGCTGCCCACCGACGCCACGAACCTGGTCTACGCGGCCGCGCAGGAGGTCGCGCGCCGGGCCGGACGCCCGGACGTTCGATTCGCCCTGCGGTGCCGCAACGGCATCCCGCTGAGGCGCGGCCTGGGCAGCAGCGCCGCCGCCCGGATCGCGGGGATCGTGGGCGCCAACCGCCTGCTGGGCGGGCCGCTGGACGTACGCGGGATCGCACAGCTCGCGTGCGACCTGGAGGGGCACCCGGACAACGTCATGGCGGCGATCACGGGCGGGCTGGCGGTCGTCGCGCGACGGGCCGAGGGGCTGCGGTGGATCCGGCTGATCCCGGCCGCGCTCCCCGGGGTGGTCGTCGCGGTCCCCGATCTGCCGGTCGACACGGCACACGCGCGCGCTTGCCTGCCGTCCGCGGTGGCCCTGCCGGACGCGGTGTTCAACGTGTCCCGCGCCGCGCTGCTCGTCGCCGCGCTGTCGGCTGGGAGGTGGGATCTGCTGGACGTCGCGATGGAGGACCGCATCCACCAGCCGTATCGCGCGCATCTCATCCCCGGTCTGGACGAGGTGCTGGAGGCGGCGCGCCAGGCCGGCGCGTTCGGTGCTGCGCTCAGCGGCGCCGGGTCCGCGGTCATCGGGTTGGCACCGCAGAGCGCAATACGTGCGGTCGGTGACGCGATGGTCGACGTCTTCGTCCGCCACGGGGTGGCGGCCCGCGCCGTCTTCACCGAGATCGACCTGGGCGGCACGGCGGTGGAAGCCGACGGCGTCTACCGACCGCTGATCTCCGAAGCTTGA